The genomic interval agttacggtAATGAAATGCTTTGTTTTCATACTCCCAACATTgcagttaaaagtaaaaaaaataacagcaattataatataaaaaaataacacaatcaatcagtaataaaactaaacaaaaacatcaataataataactatacaacaatacaaccgtagtgcaatgtaaaagtgacaagagcacatgatataaagtgacaggtgtgtatgatataaagtgacaggtgtgtatgatataaagtgacaggtgtgcatgatataaagtgacaggtgtggatgatataaagtgacaggtgtggatgatataaagtgacaggtgtgcattatataaagtgacaggtatGCATGGGAcaatggatggaagggaagagggattcctgagttgagcagcctgacagcctgtggaaagaagctgtcccgtagcctgtttgttttggactgaatattcctgtaccttctgcctgacagcagcttggtaaacagtccatgtCATGGGTGTCTGGGATCTGGAATGATCTGTTTGtgcctcctcctacacctctctgtgtattTCTTACACAAAAGCCCTTTGGGTGATTTAAGGTAAAACTGCATTGAAACTCTTTAAGATAATAGAAGAATATAGTTTACATGAAAAGCCCTggcatttcttttttgtctttttgttgtcTGACCTTTCAATAAGCACCTAATCCAATGCAGGATAATCCAAAAAGGTTTGCCTATTGTAATGACTCGTGGGTGTCGACTTGATGTATTCCGTGTCTTGTTTCATTTTTCTATTCTAGTATGTTGTATTTCTGTGCTTGGTTTGCTTCCCGTTACTCTCGATTATATTCACAGAACACTAGCACTCCCTATTTAGTTCTGTTCAGTCTGTGTTTACCTTTGAGGTGGTGTTTGTTTTGCACAGCTTTCTGAGCCAGTTTTTCCTTGTACTTGATAATGATACTGATTGTGGTTTTGGATTCTGCTTTTTGACCTTGATTCTTGCCTACTCTTTGTCTCTGAAATTCTCAACAGATATACAGTTGTATGTCGGTTTGATCGGTTTGAATTACCTAATGGCAGCAAGCCAACATTTAACTTTCGATTTATTTCCTGAGGTATAGATTACCATTAAGACCATTCATTCCTAACTACTGCTGAAACTTATActactaatattactactatATCAATTACTAATACTACAGTGTCATTAGTTTTCTGTCAGGTAAGCCATCTTtaattaacattatttatttataggaATAATCATCAGTTAAGATTTGTCTTTACACCAATTTGATGCCTTTTAAGTAGTGTAacttattatttgtattttctgcATCTAATGTTGATGAATCAAACAACTGCTGTAGTAAATGTTCATTAGTGCCATAAGAGGTGACTGAgttagacaacttcactgtACATCAGCAACAAACACCTTCATGACAGGACTGTTGGAAGCTCGTCGTGTGTAACTGGGAcaaacaattgaaaacaaactttattaaaacattgagATATTGATGTATATTCTGTGTATTTTCTAGACAGTTTATCTATGGGTAACAGGGTTGACACATCattaataattaacattttaatggaaaatTGTAATTAACTAACCTTTTTTATGTTCACTGGAATTCAAGTAGAAATTAAAACTTAAAGTTatggaaaagattaagagaccactgcaccattttctttcctttccaaaaaagttgaaaatgaaagttttgagtCAGTAATAgtagtgttcaatttgcagtggtctcttaattttaacccttctgttcctcactcaaaacattccttttcaatgtttttggaaaggaaaggaaaaggtggtctcttaattttttccagaactttATTTTCACCAATGGGTACCATGAACAGCATTGTTTTCTAACCCTACCCCTAAACCAAACCTCAACCCCAAGTGAGGACAATGAACGGCATTGTTTTCTAACTCTACCCCTAAACCTTTCCTTAACTGTTTTGTTGTCAAAACTGTTACGGAAATTCTTTAACTAATgtatatttgagaaatgtcaGATTTTCTATTACCtagtatgtaactctggtctttgtttgtgacacacatttctgtataatatcagaggattattgggtactctgaccatctttaattgtgccaagagaattttgtctctgtacttcctcctttaagagtgtttaTCGATGGAATTATCATGACAAACCTTACCCCTAATCTTTAACCTAAACACATGGGAGTGTTGCCTTTCTCAAACGCTCTGCTGTTCTGATTGAACTTAGCTGGGAACACTTTATCTTCACAGCAAAATGGTAGTTCAGAAAAGCTTCATGGCTAAAATCGTTCAAAATGTCTGAGTTTGTGGATCTCATGTCTGTGTTACGGTGCCATGCAGGTCAGATTTACCCTCGCTGGCAGAATGTGGGGGCTGATCTGTTGGGCAGTGATGGCCCTGCAGCTTAACACAGGTATGTTTCAAATGTTCACGCCTAACAAATCAATGTCTGTAAACAGGTTTTTAAAAAAACTATGAATTAATTGTCAAACCATTTcgagaaataataataattttattttagtgttttcACTTCTTTTTAACCAGGCAACTGAAAGCTTTATTTAATCCAGGATGTATCTCTGAAAGACAGTGTTGCAAtgactgaaaaaatatatataccgtgtttgtgtgcgtgtgtgtgtgtgtgggtgtgtgtgtgtgtgtagcaggtGCTGAGAACCCCACAGATatggaggcaggggtggagcCCCAGCCATCATGCCCAGCCGGGTGGCATCAGAACGGGCATCGATGCTTCTCCTTCTACCCCGTCTGGGCCACCTGGGTCTCAGCTGAGGTAACACTGGTCATAGAGAGAGAAACCACAGCACAGCTCCTTCTGTTTGATTATGTGGTTACATTTAAATAAGTGAGGGGATGCTGTATTATTAAGTGTGCTTGGcaataagtaaaaaaaactcTCCGACaggtttattattgttattcatctTATGCTGCCTGACATGTAGTGCAAAAACTGttgaacaaaaacaactttTACATGTGCATAATTTAGATACTTCCTTGTTCTTACTATGACCACATTTGCATACATCCTGTTATATTTCAATGAACCTGAAATCAAAATCCCCTTAATACtgcaaatatatacatttgcatttacaacccagtttccaaaaaggtggtgatgctgtgtaaaatgtaaataaaaatagaatgcaatgatgtgcaaatcatttcaatattcaatagaaaaaagtacaaagacaacatatcaaatgttgaaactgagacattattattgttccttgaaaaatacatggccaCTTTCATGGCAGCAACactggaaatgttttgtaatggtAAAGACCAACCCTGTCTTGTAATGCAAAagaactaaacctggtggaacagctcacaattaatttggttcattgacaacaggtcaattgtttttatatgaacattttcattttaatcatgGTAATTATTTACGTGTAGTCTGCGAACTACTCTTCATTGACAAACTGCAGGTTTATTGTCTATGACTCATTAAATTATACACAACGTTCTCCGTCTCTTCATGCCCGAGCCTCGGCTAACACAGCGTTCTCCGTCTCTCCAGTCCTACTGCTCCCAGCGTGGAGGGAACCTGGCATCAGTTCACAGTCCAGATCAACAGGTGTTCATCCAGGACCTCGTCAGGAAACACACAGACCAACCCGTCTGGATTGGAGGCTATAACGTGGCTCAGGTACAGTACATGCTGTCAATCATttagacagacagtcagtctgtcacacaaatattcagtcagtcagtcagtcagtcagtcagtgttatGTCTTGAAAACAAAACCATGCAAGACTAGTTCTGTCGGGCCGTGACTGAAAGGGATAAATGTTGATAGCCCTGGCTGGAATCGATCTGCGGTTTCCTATGTAACAGACTGAGGGGGTATTTTAGAAAACACAACTCTGGGTTGAAGGTTTCAGaatgggggtatttcagaaagagGGTTTAGTGAAAACTCAGAGTTAGTTGACTCAGAGTTGAGAGGAACTCAGGGTTTACGGTTTCAAAGAGCCAGTACTAGGCTTACATGGTTCCTTTTCTAATTCTGTGATCAGGAGTGTTTGTGGCTCTGGAGTGACGGCTCAGCGTTTAATGATTTCCACTGGGAGGAGAAGGAGCCCAGTAACTCTGGACGAGGTGGGAGCTGTATGGAACTACACACtggaggtacacacacacacacacacacacacacacacacacatacacacttaaaCCGAGTTGTTTTTTTGATAACCAGAGTGTGGTTGTTACCTTGGCAACAGGTGGGCGGAGCTGGAATGAGGCCTCTTGTGAAGAGCTGAGATTCTACGTTTGCTCGACGAAGACGAGGTGAGCATGCTAGCACTGCCTTGTGTCCAACCCAGCATTCTTACATGGATCGTCACAATTAGGTGTGTAAAGGCCATCAGGCAAGTTGGCTTTTCTGGTGTCTGAACATTATCATCACTCAAGTAGAAAGTGTTCAACTATCAGTGAGTGAAATAAGAAATCACCAGTATTTAACCTGGTCACTGAACATAAATGGATATCCAGGTATcttatatacaggtaacaagctgaggttaggagtgctcctaatcttattttattacctgtataaaagacacctgtccacagaagcaatcaatcagtcatTGTCTCTGGCTCTGTCGTGATTCTCCTCTCTGGGATGGGTCTTCTGGAATTTGGGCATTGTCTCTGGCTCTGCcgtctttctcctctcttggGGAAAGTTCCTATCATAAATATGTGCCTTCTTATGTAGTTCCAGAAAAGTCAACATGTCCAATTTCACAGCAAATctattaataaaatgtctaaaCTCAACTTATCTCATTAAGCACATGATGATTTAAGAAATGCATGTCTGTGCACTgacctcctctgtctgtctggttagaTCTGAGAGGGAagaaaatgttgcttagggcctCCAAAAGACTAGAACCGGCACTGACACCAAGCTTGCAGCCATGGCAACCAGGGAGCAGAGGTCATGTGTCTTTGTCTTGTCATTGACCTCTctgacctctgtctgtctggttagaTCTGATGTAACGGCAGCGTCCAGTCGGAAGAGAAAACCCCAGATTGGTAAGTGGCTACATGACAGTCAGAGGATGACagggatttaaaaaatgtatttcaacatctgactgtagttgtattCATACGTGAAACTAGATTACATTTCCTACCAGATTGAGGCCCATCCATCACACGTGTGATACAATCATAGATCACATGTTTGTTCAAAAGCCTATTATCCGAAATACTTTTGGTCATAACACCTTGCCATGTGACATTTCAGATAAATTATTATATTCTCCACTTGCTTTTCAAGTCTCTGTCAGAATCTCTCACGGCACTGGGTTAAAAGTTGACGCTCATTTCCTGCATTTCTTTACAGTTATAAGACTCTGCATTTTGACAGTTGCAAAAATGACAATGTAATTATAATACAAAGATAAGAAATTCACTATGACGTCAAGTATTAGGAACAGGTCAATCTGTTGTCATGATGAGTTAATAGATAATAAAGgacacactaccattcaaaggtttggggtcacggttctttaaagaaaagcacatttctgtccattaaaataacagaaatacagtgtagaaattgttaatgttgtaaatgactgttgtagctggaaatggctgctttttaatggaatatttacacagacgtacagaggcccattatcaacaacTATCGCTACTGTGtttcaatggcacgttgtgtttgctaatacaagtttataattttaaaaggctaattgaccATTAGAAAAGCCTTTTGTGGTTGTTAGCACTGCTGTAAACGGTTGTGCTGATTaatgaagcaataaaactgacctttagattagttcagtatcttcagcataagcgtttgtgggttcagttacggactcaaaatgaccagaaacaaaaatcTTGAAGAACTAAAGAATTTACAGAACTGCAccaactgtctctaaccagaatagaaagaggagtgggagggccCGGTGTACAACTGatcaagaggacaaatacattagagggtctaatttgagaaacactcacaggtcctcaactggcagcttcctTAAATAGTACCCATAAcacatgttgtggaaattcttgaactgatgtatacttggtcctatacatgtataaatgggttactagttaatgGACTGAggccccatgtttggataaggaAAGGAATGTtttagagagggatctggtatttgcctagggagcatccttgaccggcaccagcggattagagggttactcgtaaatcagtagatctgtataaccctttagtgtctatctgttgtttgtccagccATTGTGACTCCACaagagttgagaaggttacccatgtgggggaggacagtccAGGATATGTGATGTAACaatgggaatgtgttttattgacaggacaggtgggcagcaacttaccacaccccttgcCATCACACAAACCAGTCTCAacgccattggaacacaggagtgatggttgctgatgatGGGCCCAAACATGTGAATATTGTCACATTCACATGTTTTAGGTTACTTAAAATTCTGCATTCATGTCATTGATGTGTTGGTTAAAAACTATCAGTGATTGGTCAACGATAAACTCCTGTGGCAAGGAACAAAACATAAGTGACTATGGGTCTTATGATTAAAGACAAATTCTGCAGTCTGTCAACATGTTGAAAAGTGTCACCTCTCATTCAACAGATATCATAATGGGAGCACATCTCTGGTCTTTTTAACTGATTTCCTCTCTAAACCTGCCATCTATGTTCCACCTCCCCAGAGTTGGCTGCAGGTTTGAGTGTGTATGACCTCCTCTGGGAAAGCGGTGAGAGAGTAGCACAGGAGACCCTCTACTCTGCCTTCCTCAGGGGAATGTATTCCAGACGCCTGCCTCCGAAGAGCTACATTGATTTCTGCCACCAGGAGGCGCTATATCTAACCAGAGTCATTTCCATGCTGGAGGTACAGTTTAACTACACACCAACAAATGAGTTGTAGGgattgtttggtttgtttggttGCATTTCTGtagttgtattttttcttttgtatatttgtaaaaaaatatacaaaatcattgagtcatttattttatattggccACTGCATCAAAGGTTAATGGGTATACTACAAAAGAAATAGACGTCCTGTTGGCATGCTGTTTAGCTTTATTTAGCTGAAGTTCAGGAAGGAAACACCTAAAATATTCCCTTCCCCTCTTTCTAATTATTTTACTCTTTTCAGTATGCCGGTGTGTTGGCTTTCATTGTTCCCACTTACTTCCATCTCCTGCCTTCAGCTCTGCTGTCCAACCTGCTACAGGATCTGATGGGGGTTCTCAAACTCACTGTGTTGGTTGTCTCTACATGTATAGATAGttagatctgtgtgtgtgtgtgtgtgtgtgtgtgtgtgtgtgagccaggATCTGATCAGAACAGTGCAGGGCCCGGAAGATATCAAGCTGTTTCTTCAGGGAACACATCAGCTCTACCAAGATTCCCTAAAGGAGTACCAGAACCAAGTTCCACAGCACCTGGTAAGACAGTCACGACACCTGGTAAAAAACTGTCTTGAGGCACCAGAACAcaataatatgtatttttacctttaaaacaacaaatagCAATAAGAAAACTAAcaaatttcaaatacattttaaaaaattaattaaacaaaacatccCAAGATTTGTTAGCGTTAGCATTCATCCAATACAAACCTATGGCATTTTATTAGCACACCGCTAGAACATTGTCAAAACCAGGTTAGTTTGCATTAGAACCACATACTAGATGTGTAATACTATACAGGTAGTTGGTAACTTACGTCCGGGATGCGCTCCGGAAGTCGATCTGGTCGTAAGCCGAGGAATAATAACTTAGTATATTCAAGGCCCCGTAGCCACATGTGCGTCTTCTTTTACTACGCTTACTTGGCTCTGTTTTCTAAGACTCGTTTCAGTAGGCCTACCATACTCTCAAGTTTTATACAACAATATAGGAGTATATATTGCTCTTATAAAAATGTACTtccctccaggtcatgcaaagtctttagtcgtcttgcatgaaccgcaagtttgagatctccccagagtggcttgattatattaaggtcaggagactgatggtcCCTCcaaaaccttcaccttttctgctgtaaccactggagggtcaacttggccttgtgcttagagtcATTGTTGTACTGGAaagtcccatgcgcagcttttgtgcagaagaatgcaaattgtctgccagtatcttctgataacatgcagcattcatcttgcaatcaattttcacaagattcctgtgtctttagagctcacacacatccaaacatcagtgagccaccacaatgcttcacagtggggttgGTATTCTTCTCACTAAAGGCcttgttgatccctctccaaacatagcgcttatggttgtgaccataaagctctattttggtctcgtcactccaaattacagtgtaccagaagctgtgaggcgtgtcaaggtgttgtcgggcatattgtaaccaggcttttttgtggtattggcgcagtaaaggcttctttctggcaactcgaccatgcagatcatttttgttctagtatcatcgtattgtgctccttgaaataaccacaatgtatttttccacagcagcctgtatttctcctgaggtaacctgggggtttttctttgtatcctgaataactcttctggcagttttgctgaaatctttcttggtgtaCCTGACCTGGGCCTGGTATCTAGAGATCCcccaattttccacttcttaataagtgattcaacagtactgactggcatctttttatatccttttccatctgtataaagttccattatcttgttccagaggtcttttgacagttcttttctactccccatggctcagtatctagcctgctcagtgcatccacgtgagagctaacaaactcattgactattcatacatagataccaatttcaatttaaaaagccacaggtgtgggaaattcacctttaattgccattttcaggAGGTAAGGAGAAAAACTGAGCACAGCTGTTGAATTTGACACACATAGAAATCCAAACTTTGCACCTTATTCTTCATCAGTCTCTATTAACaattaaatatggaaatattCAAGATAATTATACTGTCTGGAAAAATAATTttagccctggttaaatgtttcatCAATTAAAACCCAATGAATATGCAAGTGATCACGAGTCTATTCTTTATCAGGTTAACGTAAAAtagcattttatgaaaatatccctacaaaACGTGTGTGGTTGTCAGGTAGAGTCCCTTCAGGAGGTGGTattatatctgtgtgtttgtttcctaTTTCCTCATACcactcttcttcttctccttttctcccccgATCATACTTCATCATTTTCTCCTCATTTTCTTCCtcatccttcctcctcctcgtctaCACTTTTCTTCCTTCTCTTCTCCTTACAGAACCTGTCCTCCATCCAGCCCTCTCCAGCCATTCGTCAGTACCTGCAAAGTTTCCATGATGTGGTGAATGAGGAGCCAATCTACTGGGTGGTTTCTCTGCTGCCTAGAGCGATGCTCAGACCATACCTGGCAAAGCACCTCCCCCTGGGGGAGCAGGCCAGACCAGGCTCCAGCCCCTGCCTCCTCCCTGGGCTAAGCCTCTTCCCGTGCCCCTGCTACCAGTTGCCCACTAAGTGGAGTGGAGAGGACCACGCGGACCAGCAGATAGGCAAGACGCCGACATATAAGTAAAGTATCTTGGTGGtattataatgttttgtaaCTACACATTAGAATTACAGTACCTTGgtgatattataatgttttgtaaCTACACAttagatgtacagtatattggtGTTGTAACACATAAAAACTGGGGCTATTCAAATTATCCCATTAAATTTGTTTAACTTGTTATAATTCTAGTGCATCATTAATTGTGCTTTCAATGTCTGAAAGCATCTAAAAACATCCCACAAACAGAACACCCATTCAATCTGAAAACAACTTTACATTGAAGTTACCGGTCTGTGTTCTCAGTGTACCTACTTTTGCTAACGGTCACGTCAGACAAACAGTTTGATGGTGTATTAAGTCTGACTGTGTGCGGTCTGCAATGTTGTGTTTAGTCTTGTCGAATATTGTTATATTACAGAGTGAgagttttctaaatatttagaaGTGTCTCTCTCCAGGTCTCTTGTGGAGAAGTACCAGGCTGTGATTGACATCAACAAGGCTGTCAACATCTTCAGAGTCAACATGATCAATGAGAAGGCGCTCTTCACCTCCAGGTAGTTTGATTAAATCTACATTCAGACAGGTCCTGATATTGATATTCCttgatattttttatgtttcttaaatttgtaaagtatattttattatacagGAATAATGTCAAATTGCACTGAGATATAtacattaatttattaaaatgtccCTCTGTGTTTATTGGGACGCTTAGGATTTGGTCCTGGCATCTTAAGTGTCCTGGACATTCTGTAATAAGTGCAAGCTTGAATCACAGTAAAACAGGAGAAACAAACTATAAGAAAATCCAGAACCTgaattagaaaaataattaaactgcTGGACCAACGTAGGCCACAACTACTTCTTTTGTTAACATAAcgaattaaatgaaataaacaacttgTCAAATATCTGATGGAATCTATCAATTTGTCTTTGTTATATTCATCGTCTCTTGTGACGTTCATCTCAGCTGGTTTCCCACTGGTGACGAGGAAGCAGTAGAAGACCCAAACAGCCTTTTGCTGTCTGTAGAATCTGGTCCGGACTTAACAGTGAGTGACATTGATTTATGACATAACTATCTAAAAATATGTCTTTAACTTACACTAATTGAcgttttttaatggaatattgtGAGATGATTCATTTTCACGTTCCTTTTCAAGGGACACATTACTTTACGCACGTCCCCCGTTTGTAGTAATAAAAACAACCATtgtgtgaaaacaaacaaattttACCAGCCCGCTGGGCTGGTCTGTTTCTGATGTTACAGACGTTTTTGGTTTAatgggtcatgttgtttaatCTCCTAAAtcagtttgtgtttgtctcCCTCTGCAGTTAAGACTGTAGCAGAGCACCTGTGGAATACTGGgagctgttgtgtgtgtgcacgtttgtTTTAAACATCAAATTCTGACCAGAGGTCCTCAGAAAGATTGTAAATCATGAAATATCTGCACTTGTGAAGGACTTATGCCAGTCGTTCCCCATGAGGAAAAAGTTAATTTCGGCTTAGGGGTTAAGTTTGGGTTAAACTTACAATTTGGGTCAGTGTTAGAATTTgggttatgtttacatttaggAATTAGAGATACTGTTAGGCAACAGGGGTTGGCTCAGTTTTGGCACATATGTGACGTTTTTTAGGTTAATATTAAAGGTGCACTATGTAGGCTTTTACGCCACCTATCGGCAGTGAGTTGAATATCGGTTCTATTACTCCATTGGGATCTGGCACTATCATTGCTAACGATGAGCACACTGACCAGTctgaagcagtgtcacctccaacCGTCGATGCTGgagcaatgaacacagactttcgtTTTAGATGGGATCGGAGTTCATAGGTCCTTTCCATAACtacggaacacagaataaacaaagtaaacagcaaaatcaaacaaaatgtcatCTGGGCTATCTATTGCGTTAGATGCATTGCCATATTTCTTCTGAGCAAAAGTCGCTTATATATTAGGTTTGGTCAAACAACCCACAAAGAATGTTCATTTTTCTCTTTATCTTTTGCAGAGAAAACCAGGTTGAAACTCTCTTTTCTAGCAGGAAATGTATTCAAGGAATGTTTGCTTGGACACAtcacgttagctagctaacgttatctTATCGtctcgaccaaagactttggagaAACCATTCTAAAACGTATCTACGCttatacaaa from Esox lucius isolate fEsoLuc1 chromosome 24, fEsoLuc1.pri, whole genome shotgun sequence carries:
- the LOC105007273 gene encoding uncharacterized protein LOC105007273; the protein is MQVRFTLAGRMWGLICWAVMALQLNTAGAENPTDMEAGVEPQPSCPAGWHQNGHRCFSFYPVWATWVSAEPRLTQRSPSLQSYCSQRGGNLASVHSPDQQVFIQDLVRKHTDQPVWIGGYNVAQECLWLWSDGSAFNDFHWEEKEPSNSGRGGSCMELHTGGGRSWNEASCEELRFYVCSTKTRSDVTAASSRKRKPQIELAAGLSVYDLLWESGERVAQETLYSAFLRGMYSRRLPPKSYIDFCHQEALYLTRVISMLEDLIRTVQGPEDIKLFLQGTHQLYQDSLKEYQNQVPQHLNLSSIQPSPAIRQYLQSFHDVVNEEPIYWVVSLLPRAMLRPYLAKHLPLGEQARPGSSPCLLPGLSLFPCPCYQLPTKWSGEDHADQQIGKTPTYKSLVEKYQAVIDINKAVNIFRVNMINEKALFTSSWFPTGDEEAVEDPNSLLLSVESGPDLTLRL